The genomic DNA CTCACTGCGTATACGATGAAAGTGGAAAGCTATTTCCCAATATCTACTTTTTGCCGAATTTAATTAATGGACGATTGCGGACAAAAAACGATGTTGCTTCGGTGCGAAATGTCTGGGCTGGTACGAGAAAACCTAATTGGAACTCGGCAGATGATTGGGCGATTGTAGAATTGGATAAGCCTTTGGGTGAGAAATATGGGTTTCTCAGATGGAGAACGGTTCCAGTAGCATTGCTAGAAAGATATAAAAATCGTCTAGCCGTAGCAGGCTATTCAGGTGACTATCCCGATCCTAAGTCCTATAGTGGACCAGAATTTTCTGCGGGCAAGGGCTACACCGCAGGGGTACATTTAAAGTGTAGTGTGCTGGGTGAGCGTGAGGGAATGCTGGTACATGATTGTGATACTAATCCAGGGGCTTCTGGTTCGGCATTAATTAGTAAGATCGATGGAGTCTATCAAATTATCGGGCTTCACGCCATAGGACGAAGAGATCGCAATGGTCGCGGCGTGGAAAACTACGCTGTGCGGATTGGTCGGATTGAAGCGGCCTTGAACAAAGGTAAGTAGATGCGCTTAATTAATTACAAACCCAAGCCCATAAGGGTTCGCCCCTGCGGGCGAACCCTTATGGGCTTGGGAATTTATTCTGCACAGGTATTTAAGTATTCAGCGAGTTTTTTATGCGTAAGATTGTTAGTATTGCGATTTTGACTTTGTTAATGGGGTTGCCCATCCAAACTGTGGTGAGCGAAATAGCGATCGCCCAAGTATCCCCAAATCGCCAAGCTGAGGCAGATCGACTCGCAACTCAAGGGAGTCAACTAGCTCAAGCGAAGAATTACTCTGAAGCCATAGCCGCCTACGAAAAAGCGCTACAAATTTATCGCGAGATTAAAGATCGCAGTGCCGAGTCGGTGATGCTCAATAATATTGGGCTGACTTATTTCAGGCAAAAACAGTATCAAAAAGCAATAGAGTTTCATCAACAATCCTTAGCCATCAAAAAGCAAATTGGCGATCGCAAAGGTGAAAGTACTTCACTTAGTAATATTGGCGTTGTCCATTACCATCAAGGGCAGTTTGAGAAAGCGATCGATTTCTTTCAGAATGCCTTAGCAATTAGGCAACAACTCGGAGATAAAAAGAGTGAAGTAACTTCGCTCAGTTATCTAGGCAATGCTTATCGCAAGCTGAAACAATATCAAAAAGCGATTGATATCTATCAGCAAGCTTTGGTGATTGTGAAGCAATTAGGCGATCGCAATGAGGAAAGTACTGTGCTTGGCGATCTGGGCAGTGCCTATAGAAACTTAGGGCAGTACCAAAAAGCCGTTGACTCCTATCAGCAAGCTCTAGCCCTTTTTAGGCAAATCGGCAACGCTCAATCAGAGGGCTATGCTCTCAGTGATCTTGGCGATGTTTACCGCAGTTTAGGACAGTATCAGCAATCAATTGATTCGTATACTCTTGCCTTAGCCGTTGTCCGCAAGCTCGGCGATCGCAACAGTGAAAGGAGTTTGCTAAACGATTTGGGAACCGCGAATATGATCGTGGGACAGTATGCTAAAGCAATTGAGTTTTACCAAAGTTCTTTGATGCTGGCGAAACAGTTTAAAGATCTTAATGGCGAAGGAAATTCACTGATTGGGATTGGTAATGGCTATAACAGTCTGAGTCAGTACCAAAAAGCGATTGAATTTTATCAGCAAGCCCTAGTTTTGAAAAAGCAAGAAGGCGATCAACAAGGTGAAGCAAAGTTATTCGGCAACTTGGCTAATACCTACAACTATCTGGGTGATTTAAAAAAATCAATTGACTTTAACCAGCAATCTATAGACATTTTCAAAAAAATTGGCGATCGTGAAGGGCTTGGCAAGTCGCTGAACAATATTGGTAGTGCTTATGGTAGTTTGGGTGACTATCCTAAAGCGATTGACTTCCATCAGCAATCCTTAGCCATAGCCAAACAACTTGGCAATGTCAGTGGAGAAGCAACAGCATT from Pseudanabaena sp. BC1403 includes the following:
- a CDS encoding serine protease, giving the protein MKYRTWNVLFGLSIAIAYMSSTISPAKAQSLLDFQPKQQTTPKQIDSLKDIGTSLDGFIPKKLQESESPMGSNRAIIGEDQRLPMMSREYPWSTVGKIVMVSKDKKEYSCTGTLIGKSLAITNAHCVYDESGKLFPNIYFLPNLINGRLRTKNDVASVRNVWAGTRKPNWNSADDWAIVELDKPLGEKYGFLRWRTVPVALLERYKNRLAVAGYSGDYPDPKSYSGPEFSAGKGYTAGVHLKCSVLGEREGMLVHDCDTNPGASGSALISKIDGVYQIIGLHAIGRRDRNGRGVENYAVRIGRIEAALNKGK